One stretch of Cervus canadensis isolate Bull #8, Minnesota chromosome 5, ASM1932006v1, whole genome shotgun sequence DNA includes these proteins:
- the IL1F10 gene encoding interleukin-1 family member 10 has product MCSLPMAKYYIIKDAEQKALYMRDGQFLMGDPDADNCHAETICILPNRGLERTKFPIFLGVQGGSRCLACVETGERPSLQLEDVNIEDLYKGGEEATRFTFFQRSSGPAFRLEAAAWPGWFLSSSSEPHQPMRLSKESEPSARTEFYFEQSR; this is encoded by the exons ATGTGCTCCCTCCCCATGGCAAAATACTACAT AATTAAGGATGCAGAGCAGAAGGCTCTGTACATGAGAGATGGCCAGTTCCTGATGGGAGATCCCGATGCAGACAACTGTCATGCAG aGACCATCTGCATACTCCCCAACAGAGGCCTTGAACGCACCAAGTTCCCCATCTTCTTGGGGGTGCAGGGAGGTAGCCGTTGCCTGGCATGTGTGGAGACAGGGGAGAGGCCTTCCCTGCAGTTGGAG GATGTGAACATCGAGGACCTGTACAAGGGCGGAGAAGAGGCCACCCGCTTCACCTTCTTCCAGAGAAGCTCGGGCCCCGCTTTCAGGCTCGAGGCTGCTGCCTGGCCTGGCTGGTTCCTCTCTAGCTCCTCTGAACCCCATCAGCCCATGCGACTTAGCAAGGAGAGTGAGCCCTCAGCCCGCACTGAATTCTACTTTGAACAGAGTCGGTAG